From the genome of Segatella hominis, one region includes:
- a CDS encoding YraN family protein, producing the protein MAEHNELGKWGEDEAARFLQRKGFSILERDWRVGKRDLDIIALKEDGKLLVFVEVKTRRNDVYLQPEEAVNTTKMRNIAIAANAYVKQNMIDCEIRFDIISVIGMRPHVESIDWIEDAFNPLLL; encoded by the coding sequence ATGGCAGAACATAATGAATTGGGTAAGTGGGGTGAAGATGAAGCTGCCCGTTTCCTGCAACGGAAGGGATTTTCTATTCTTGAGCGGGATTGGAGAGTAGGGAAGCGAGACTTGGATATCATCGCCTTGAAAGAAGATGGCAAATTACTCGTCTTTGTAGAAGTAAAAACCCGCCGGAATGATGTATATCTGCAACCAGAGGAAGCTGTCAATACTACCAAAATGCGTAATATTGCTATTGCTGCTAATGCATACGTAAAACAGAATATGATTGATTGCGAGATTCGCTTTGATATTATTTCTGTTATCGGTATGCGTCCTCATGTTGAGAGTATTGACTGGATAGAGGATGCTTTCAACCCCTTACTCCTATAA
- the pssA gene encoding CDP-diacylglycerol--serine O-phosphatidyltransferase — MNIKKHIPNTITCCNLVSGCIATSFAFGGAPKMALLWIIIGAVFDFFDGMSARLLHVSSPIGKELDSLADDVTFGVAPSTIVFSQLFVMEYPAILEPLRSWLPYTAFIIAAFSALRLAKFNLDERQTTSFIGVPTPANALFWGSLIVSSPSWLTNDKWSVAIILAMILITSFLLVCELPLFALKFKQWSFKGNEVKYFFIGLTVIILAGSVFTEGAIGFLQAWWIIILAYVILSVILYLKKK; from the coding sequence ATGAATATAAAGAAACATATTCCTAACACGATTACCTGTTGTAACCTCGTATCTGGTTGCATCGCAACATCGTTTGCTTTCGGAGGAGCACCCAAGATGGCACTTCTCTGGATTATAATAGGTGCAGTATTTGACTTTTTTGATGGCATGAGCGCCAGATTACTTCATGTTTCATCACCTATAGGAAAAGAGCTTGACTCTCTTGCTGATGATGTAACATTTGGAGTTGCTCCTTCAACCATCGTTTTTTCACAACTTTTCGTGATGGAGTATCCGGCAATCTTAGAGCCATTACGTTCATGGTTACCTTATACTGCATTCATCATCGCAGCCTTCTCTGCCCTAAGATTGGCAAAGTTCAATCTCGATGAGCGACAGACGACATCATTCATTGGTGTTCCGACTCCTGCCAATGCGCTGTTTTGGGGATCGCTGATAGTAAGTAGTCCTTCATGGCTAACCAACGACAAATGGTCTGTGGCTATCATCTTGGCAATGATTCTCATTACCAGTTTCTTGCTTGTATGTGAATTGCCACTCTTTGCTCTGAAATTCAAGCAATGGTCATTCAAAGGTAACGAAGTCAAGTATTTCTTTATAGGTCTGACCGTTATCATTCTTGCCGGCTCTGTATTCACAGAGGGCGCTATCGGATTTCTTCAGGCCTGGTGGATTATCATACTTGCCTATGTGATTCTTTCTGTGATTCTGTATTTAAAGAAGAAATAA
- a CDS encoding phosphatidylserine decarboxylase family protein — MGQKIKKLKKIRLHREGTDQLIYGIIAIIAIAVILWNAFDNKIPFWSFSVVMGVVYCIVLNFYRCPIRYLNVEDTDKLVVAPADGKIVVIEEVDHAPYFNDKRMMVSIFMSLWNVHANWFPVDGKVKFVKHVDGNYHKAWLPKASEENEHSDVMITTPDGVDILCRQIAGAVARRIVTYAKEGEECYIDEHLGFIKLGSRVDVYLPVGTEICVKMGQSTTGDQTIIAKLK; from the coding sequence ATGGGACAAAAAATAAAGAAACTAAAGAAGATTAGATTACACCGTGAAGGTACCGACCAGCTGATTTACGGTATCATTGCTATCATAGCAATTGCGGTGATATTGTGGAATGCCTTTGACAACAAAATACCATTTTGGTCTTTCTCTGTAGTCATGGGTGTTGTGTATTGCATCGTGCTTAACTTCTATCGTTGCCCTATACGTTACCTGAACGTAGAAGACACCGATAAATTAGTCGTGGCTCCTGCCGATGGCAAGATTGTAGTCATTGAAGAAGTTGACCACGCACCTTACTTCAATGATAAGCGCATGATGGTTTCCATCTTCATGAGCTTATGGAATGTGCATGCCAACTGGTTCCCTGTTGACGGCAAGGTGAAATTCGTGAAACACGTAGATGGCAATTATCACAAAGCGTGGCTTCCTAAGGCGAGCGAAGAAAACGAGCACTCCGATGTCATGATTACGACTCCTGATGGCGTGGATATATTATGCCGTCAGATTGCTGGTGCTGTGGCACGCCGTATCGTTACTTATGCCAAGGAAGGTGAAGAATGCTATATTGATGAGCATCTGGGATTCATCAAGTTGGGTTCCAGAGTTGATGTCTATCTGCCTGTAGGTACCGAGATTTGCGTCAAGATGGGGCAATCTACGACAGGCGACCAGACCATCATCGCCAAATTGAAATAG
- a CDS encoding biotin--[acetyl-CoA-carboxylase] ligase — MKTKIIRLEEIDSTNRYLKNYREEGDEEMIVAVADYQAAGKGQGTHTWESEKGKNLLFSIKVYPHWIPVRRQFVLSMAGALAVKDALDSYVENITLKWPNDVYWNDQKISGTLIENTIDSKGIKSCVFGIGLNVNQLVFHSDAPNPVSLAKILGHEVDRDEVLKKILDGFEKYYELLRRADYMDVSGIYHLSLYRRKGFHPYRDANGEFEGALVEVEDDGHLILHDRQGRIRSYAFGEISIVRE; from the coding sequence ATGAAAACAAAAATTATAAGATTAGAAGAGATTGACTCTACCAATCGATATCTCAAAAATTATCGTGAGGAGGGTGATGAAGAAATGATTGTCGCTGTTGCTGACTATCAGGCGGCTGGCAAAGGACAGGGTACGCATACCTGGGAAAGTGAAAAAGGGAAAAACCTGCTTTTCAGTATCAAGGTGTATCCTCATTGGATTCCTGTGCGTCGCCAGTTTGTCTTGTCTATGGCTGGTGCTCTTGCTGTCAAGGATGCATTGGATTCTTATGTGGAGAACATCACATTGAAATGGCCTAATGATGTCTATTGGAACGATCAGAAAATCAGTGGTACGCTGATAGAAAATACAATCGATTCCAAGGGTATCAAGAGTTGTGTTTTTGGCATAGGATTAAATGTCAATCAGCTTGTCTTTCATAGTGATGCTCCTAATCCGGTTTCCTTAGCTAAGATTCTTGGACATGAGGTGGATCGTGATGAAGTCTTGAAGAAAATCCTTGATGGATTCGAAAAGTATTATGAATTGCTGCGCCGTGCAGACTATATGGACGTGTCGGGAATCTATCATTTGTCTCTGTATCGCAGAAAGGGCTTCCATCCTTATCGGGATGCTAATGGTGAATTTGAAGGCGCCTTGGTTGAAGTTGAGGATGATGGCCATTTGATTTTGCATGATAGACAGGGAAGAATCCGTTCGTATGCTTTTGGCGAAATCAGTATTGTCAGGGAATAA
- a CDS encoding DNA/RNA non-specific endonuclease produces the protein MKKLNKFVLKSLALLFAFSIAVSCGESKSNQKVLFDKIVSKASKTASEIDKVVSEANQSSSKTSGTSVAEGNYDGLEIPVYTRGTLSETIRKRYSYTVSYNHEMKNPNWVAWTISAEHASGKVQRMAFQDDEDMPDPKGYLSDYYNSGYDRGHMCPAADNKWSEKAMEDCFLITNMCPQDNGLNRGMWNSIEQQCRSWAVKYGKVYVVCGPIYLNQQHRKIGRNKVVVPEAFFKVVLRMGDYPQAIGFICRNQSQKGRKKTDFVNSIDEVERITGYDFFSKLPDNIENKVEAKADMNEW, from the coding sequence ATGAAAAAGTTAAATAAGTTTGTGTTGAAATCTCTTGCATTGCTCTTTGCATTCTCTATTGCTGTGAGTTGTGGAGAGAGCAAGTCAAACCAGAAAGTCTTGTTTGATAAGATTGTTTCTAAAGCAAGCAAGACGGCTTCTGAAATAGACAAGGTGGTTTCTGAAGCAAACCAGTCTTCCTCGAAAACAAGTGGAACTTCTGTAGCAGAAGGTAATTATGATGGTTTGGAAATTCCTGTTTATACGAGGGGCACCTTGTCGGAAACCATCAGAAAGCGCTATTCCTATACCGTTTCTTACAATCATGAGATGAAAAATCCTAATTGGGTAGCTTGGACAATCTCTGCAGAGCATGCTTCTGGTAAAGTACAGCGTATGGCTTTTCAGGATGATGAAGATATGCCTGATCCAAAGGGCTATCTGTCTGATTATTATAATAGCGGGTATGATAGAGGTCACATGTGTCCTGCTGCTGATAATAAATGGAGTGAAAAAGCTATGGAGGATTGTTTCTTGATTACCAATATGTGTCCACAGGATAATGGTTTGAACCGTGGTATGTGGAATAGTATTGAGCAGCAATGCCGTTCGTGGGCAGTAAAATACGGGAAGGTCTATGTGGTATGTGGTCCTATTTATCTGAACCAGCAGCATCGCAAAATAGGAAGGAATAAAGTAGTGGTTCCTGAGGCTTTCTTTAAGGTAGTCCTTCGTATGGGTGATTATCCTCAAGCTATTGGCTTTATCTGTAGGAACCAATCTCAGAAAGGAAGGAAAAAGACAGACTTTGTCAATTCTATCGATGAAGTTGAGCGAATTACGGGATACGATTTCTTCTCTAAATTGCCTGATAATATAGAGAATAAGGTGGAAGCCAAAGCGGATATGAATGAATGGTAG
- the rsmI gene encoding 16S rRNA (cytidine(1402)-2'-O)-methyltransferase — protein sequence MGILYIVPTPVGNMEDMTMRAIRVLKEADLILAEDTRTSSVLLKHFDIKNRLMAHHKFNEHGTSASVVERLKAGETIALISDAGTPGISDPGFYLAREAAKAGITVQTLPGPTACIPAIVSSGLPCDRFCFEGFIPQKKGRQTYLESLQNETRTMIFYESPYRVVKTLQQFAEVFGEDRQVSCCREISKIHEESVRGTLAEVIAHFEEVEPRGEFVIVLAGKDPKQLKEEMKEKRREERKMNKYQN from the coding sequence ATGGGCATATTATATATCGTACCGACTCCTGTTGGCAACATGGAGGACATGACAATGCGAGCTATCAGAGTCTTGAAAGAAGCTGATTTGATTCTCGCTGAGGACACTCGAACATCGAGCGTCCTACTGAAGCATTTCGACATCAAAAACAGATTGATGGCGCATCATAAGTTTAATGAACATGGCACTTCGGCTTCTGTTGTAGAACGCTTGAAGGCGGGTGAGACCATAGCTCTCATCTCGGATGCTGGTACTCCTGGAATCAGCGATCCCGGCTTTTATTTGGCACGTGAGGCTGCTAAAGCGGGGATAACCGTTCAGACTTTGCCTGGTCCTACGGCCTGCATTCCTGCCATTGTCTCATCTGGTTTACCTTGTGACAGATTCTGTTTCGAGGGCTTTATTCCCCAAAAGAAGGGGAGACAGACTTATCTGGAGTCTTTGCAAAATGAAACTCGTACGATGATTTTCTATGAATCGCCTTATCGTGTGGTGAAAACCTTACAGCAGTTTGCTGAGGTATTTGGTGAAGACAGACAAGTAAGTTGCTGCCGTGAAATCTCAAAGATACACGAAGAAAGTGTCAGAGGTACTTTGGCAGAAGTGATTGCTCATTTTGAGGAAGTGGAGCCAAGAGGCGAGTTCGTAATCGTGCTTGCCGGTAAGGATCCTAAGCAACTCAAGGAAGAAATGAAAGAAAAGCGACGTGAAGAACGTAAAATGAATAAGTATCAAAATTAA
- the pyrH gene encoding UMP kinase: protein MAKFKRILLKLSGESLMGKQSFGIDPERLSDYAKQIKEVHEMGVQIGIVIGGGNIFRGLSGSQKGFDRVKGDQMGMCATVINSLALSSALGALGVKNKVLTAIRMEPIGEFYTKWKAIEAMEDGYICIFSAGTGSPYFTTDTGSSLRGIEIEADVMLKGTRVDGIYTADPEKDPTATKFSDITYDEIYTKGLKVMDLTATTMCKENNLPIYVFNMDVVGNLKKVMNGEEIGTLVHN from the coding sequence ATGGCTAAGTTTAAAAGAATCCTTTTGAAATTGAGCGGTGAAAGCTTGATGGGTAAACAGAGTTTCGGCATTGATCCGGAGCGTCTTAGTGATTATGCAAAACAAATCAAGGAAGTACATGAAATGGGAGTTCAGATAGGTATCGTCATTGGTGGTGGTAATATCTTCCGTGGATTGAGTGGAAGCCAAAAGGGTTTCGACCGTGTCAAAGGTGACCAGATGGGTATGTGTGCTACGGTCATCAACTCTCTTGCCTTGAGTAGTGCGCTTGGAGCTTTGGGCGTAAAGAACAAAGTGCTTACGGCTATCCGTATGGAACCAATCGGTGAGTTCTATACCAAGTGGAAGGCTATTGAGGCTATGGAAGATGGTTATATTTGTATCTTCTCTGCTGGTACTGGTAGCCCTTACTTTACTACTGATACCGGTTCTTCTCTGCGTGGTATTGAAATAGAGGCTGACGTGATGCTGAAAGGTACACGCGTGGATGGTATATATACTGCAGATCCAGAGAAGGATCCTACTGCTACTAAGTTCTCTGATATTACTTACGATGAGATTTATACGAAGGGATTGAAGGTAATGGACCTTACTGCAACAACGATGTGCAAGGAGAATAATCTCCCTATCTATGTATTCAATATGGATGTCGTAGGTAACTTGAAAAAGGTAATGAATGGTGAGGAGATTGGTACCTTGGTACACAATTAA
- the xylE gene encoding D-xylose transporter XylE, producing the protein MEQNQNGSKAYLISIVMVAVLGGLLFGYDTAVISGAEKGLQAFFKGASDFEYTDFMHGFTSSSALIGCIIGSALSGLFASKLGRKRSLIFAGVCFFLSAWGSMEPESYILPQGKPDWTLLVVFNFYRVLGGIGVGMASAICPMYIGEIAPSNIRGMLVSWNQFAIIFGQLVVYFVNFIIMGDHANPIYDAAGAIANWADAEWTVETGWRYMFGSECVPAGLFTFLICFVPETPRYLVMVGQEEKAYGILSRINGSNKAHEIIQDIKNTVTVKTEKLFSYGFMCIFVGVMLSVFQQAVGINAVLYYAPRIFQDMGMSNPMVQTVIMGIVNISFTLVAVFYVEKWGRKPLLIFGSIGMAIGALGVALTFGNPSLGTITMLSIMVYSASFMFSWGPIAWVLIAELFPNTIRGAAVAIAVAFQWIFNFIVSSTFVPLFNMHLVEGDDFGHWFTYGLYGAICICAALFVWKLVPETKGKSLEDMSKLWRKE; encoded by the coding sequence ATGGAACAGAATCAAAATGGCTCTAAAGCCTATCTTATCTCAATTGTGATGGTCGCCGTATTGGGTGGCTTGCTCTTCGGTTATGATACCGCAGTAATTTCGGGTGCCGAAAAAGGATTGCAAGCTTTCTTCAAGGGCGCAAGTGATTTCGAATACACGGATTTCATGCACGGATTTACATCATCAAGTGCATTGATCGGTTGTATCATCGGTAGTGCTCTTTCTGGTCTCTTTGCCAGTAAGTTGGGACGTAAACGCTCGCTTATTTTTGCGGGTGTCTGCTTCTTCCTGTCTGCATGGGGATCAATGGAACCAGAGAGCTACATCCTGCCACAGGGAAAGCCTGACTGGACTTTGCTTGTCGTTTTCAACTTCTATCGTGTCTTGGGTGGTATCGGTGTAGGTATGGCTTCGGCTATTTGTCCTATGTATATTGGAGAAATCGCACCAAGTAATATACGTGGTATGCTGGTAAGTTGGAATCAATTTGCTATCATCTTCGGTCAGTTGGTGGTCTATTTTGTCAATTTCATCATTATGGGAGATCATGCTAATCCGATTTATGATGCTGCAGGTGCTATTGCCAACTGGGCTGATGCGGAATGGACTGTTGAAACGGGTTGGAGATATATGTTCGGAAGTGAATGTGTGCCAGCCGGCTTGTTCACTTTCCTGATTTGTTTTGTTCCTGAGACTCCTCGTTATCTCGTCATGGTAGGACAGGAAGAGAAGGCTTATGGTATTCTTTCAAGAATCAATGGAAGTAATAAGGCTCATGAGATAATCCAGGATATTAAGAATACGGTAACGGTGAAGACTGAAAAGCTATTCTCCTATGGTTTTATGTGTATCTTTGTGGGTGTTATGCTCTCTGTTTTCCAGCAGGCTGTAGGCATTAATGCCGTGCTCTATTATGCTCCTCGTATCTTCCAGGATATGGGCATGAGCAATCCGATGGTTCAGACTGTGATTATGGGTATAGTGAATATTTCATTTACTTTAGTTGCTGTATTCTATGTAGAGAAATGGGGACGTAAACCTTTGCTGATCTTCGGTTCCATCGGTATGGCAATAGGAGCACTTGGTGTGGCTTTGACCTTCGGAAATCCTTCTTTGGGAACCATCACGATGCTCAGTATTATGGTTTATAGTGCCAGCTTCATGTTCTCTTGGGGGCCAATTGCTTGGGTGCTCATCGCAGAACTTTTCCCAAATACCATTCGTGGCGCTGCTGTTGCCATCGCAGTTGCCTTCCAGTGGATCTTCAACTTTATTGTCAGCTCAACCTTCGTTCCGCTGTTTAATATGCATTTGGTGGAAGGAGATGATTTCGGTCATTGGTTTACCTATGGTCTTTATGGAGCCATCTGTATTTGTGCAGCCCTCTTCGTGTGGAAACTTGTGCCAGAGACAAAGGGAAAGAGTCTGGAGGATATGAGTAAACTCTGGAGAAAGGAATAA
- a CDS encoding DUF4840 domain-containing protein, with translation MKKITLLSLVAVLLTALTFTSCNTGDDNGYSYLTKEQQDAYQTKMAGSYSNLVLLFDHKNDANVKNQIDSVETECYFSMRNDSTFTISNFPIKKLAEHISNPELKEAISKVGDKTVAGKYMVLPNSQTNQAYFYACPSPINLNLTYGSDAKEHKVVLVFTTSSYYTGSCVWSTKQIGFPFYLTYIFVDGAQTNYIKNSTHSGAYVSFACRNKATSK, from the coding sequence ATGAAAAAAATCACATTGCTATCTTTAGTTGCTGTATTGCTCACAGCACTAACTTTCACTTCATGTAATACAGGAGATGATAACGGCTACAGCTATCTTACAAAGGAGCAGCAAGATGCTTACCAAACGAAAATGGCAGGTTCTTATTCTAATCTGGTACTCTTATTCGATCACAAGAATGATGCTAACGTTAAGAACCAGATAGATTCTGTAGAGACAGAATGCTATTTCAGTATGCGTAATGATAGTACATTTACCATCAGCAATTTCCCAATCAAGAAACTTGCTGAGCACATCTCTAATCCAGAATTGAAGGAAGCTATCAGTAAGGTAGGAGACAAGACTGTGGCAGGAAAGTACATGGTTTTACCAAACAGTCAGACAAACCAAGCATATTTTTATGCTTGTCCAAGTCCTATCAACCTCAATCTTACATACGGTTCAGATGCTAAAGAGCATAAGGTTGTATTGGTATTCACTACCTCCTCTTACTATACAGGCAGCTGTGTTTGGTCAACCAAGCAAATCGGTTTCCCATTCTATCTTACCTACATCTTTGTAGATGGCGCACAGACCAACTACATCAAGAATTCAACACATTCAGGTGCATATGTAAGTTTTGCTTGCCGCAATAAAGCGACATCAAAATAA
- a CDS encoding nucleoside deaminase, translating into MEEQKKKDEEYMKKAILEAQKAFEEDEIPVGAIIVCRDRIISRAHNLTEMLCDVTAHAEMQAITSGANMLGGKYLKDCTLYVTVEPCVMCAGAIGWAQISRVVYGAADEKRGYSKFAPNALHPKTTVTSGVLEEECRLLMQDFFGRKR; encoded by the coding sequence ATGGAAGAACAAAAGAAAAAAGACGAGGAATACATGAAGAAAGCAATACTCGAAGCACAAAAAGCCTTCGAGGAGGATGAGATTCCGGTAGGAGCCATCATCGTATGCAGAGACAGAATCATATCCCGTGCTCATAATCTGACAGAAATGCTTTGCGATGTAACAGCACATGCAGAAATGCAAGCTATTACATCAGGAGCCAATATGCTTGGAGGTAAATATCTGAAAGACTGTACGCTCTACGTTACGGTAGAACCTTGCGTGATGTGCGCAGGAGCTATCGGATGGGCTCAAATATCCAGAGTCGTCTATGGCGCAGCTGATGAGAAAAGAGGTTACTCCAAATTTGCTCCCAACGCTCTGCATCCCAAAACGACAGTCACATCAGGTGTATTGGAAGAAGAATGCAGATTGCTCATGCAGGATTTTTTCGGAAGAAAAAGATAA
- a CDS encoding AI-2E family transporter has product MAKEITFDKFIRWTGIVLIIGAVLFATNYLSSVLLPFFIAWFFAYLLYPVVKFIENKLHVKVRALSIIIAMLLAIGVIGGVIWMIIPPMIDQFDKLGDVLTKWLHQTTHTNNLTALIKDWIQENQGQIEKFMKSKDFSDAIKSAMPKVFSVVGQTANIILSIIASMITLLYMFFILLDYETLTANWIRIFPKKSRPFWHELMKDVEREMNNYIRGQGMVALCMGIMFCIGFTIIGFPMAIGLGILIGIMDLVPYLHTFALIPTAFLAMLKAADTGQNFWLVFGLAFLVFCVVQIITDMVVTPKIMGKAMGLNPAILLLSLSVWGALLGFIGLIVALPLTTLLIAYWQRYVTREKPHYENYQTPEEAANELKTPAKVPSEK; this is encoded by the coding sequence ATGGCAAAGGAAATTACATTTGACAAATTTATCCGTTGGACAGGCATTGTGCTCATAATAGGGGCTGTGCTCTTTGCTACCAACTATTTAAGCAGCGTACTCTTACCATTCTTCATCGCTTGGTTTTTCGCTTACTTACTTTATCCTGTAGTCAAATTCATAGAAAACAAGTTGCACGTTAAGGTGAGAGCTTTGTCTATCATCATAGCCATGTTGCTTGCCATTGGTGTCATCGGTGGAGTTATCTGGATGATTATTCCTCCTATGATTGACCAGTTTGACAAACTGGGCGATGTGCTGACTAAGTGGTTGCACCAGACTACTCATACCAACAACCTCACAGCACTCATCAAGGACTGGATACAGGAAAATCAGGGGCAAATAGAGAAATTCATGAAGAGCAAGGATTTTTCCGATGCCATTAAGAGTGCCATGCCTAAGGTTTTCTCCGTAGTAGGACAAACTGCAAATATCATTCTGAGTATCATCGCTTCGATGATTACATTATTATATATGTTCTTTATCCTGCTCGATTATGAGACCCTTACCGCCAATTGGATACGCATCTTCCCTAAAAAGAGCCGTCCTTTCTGGCACGAACTGATGAAGGATGTAGAACGCGAAATGAATAACTATATTCGTGGTCAGGGAATGGTGGCATTATGTATGGGCATCATGTTCTGTATCGGATTTACGATTATCGGATTTCCAATGGCTATAGGTTTGGGCATTCTGATAGGAATCATGGACTTAGTACCATACCTCCACACCTTTGCACTCATCCCTACCGCCTTCCTTGCCATGCTCAAGGCAGCAGATACGGGCCAGAACTTCTGGTTGGTCTTCGGATTAGCCTTCCTGGTATTCTGTGTAGTACAGATTATAACCGACATGGTGGTGACACCTAAGATTATGGGTAAGGCAATGGGACTAAATCCTGCCATTTTGCTCTTGAGTCTTTCTGTATGGGGTGCTTTATTAGGATTCATTGGCTTGATTGTAGCCCTTCCTCTTACCACACTTCTCATCGCCTATTGGCAAAGATATGTGACCAGAGAGAAGCCTCATTATGAAAACTACCAGACTCCGGAAGAAGCCGCCAATGAACTGAAAACGCCTGCCAAAGTGCCTTCTGAGAAATAA
- a CDS encoding thymidine kinase — protein sequence MTENLLGETHRPGRIEVVCGSMFSGKTEELIRRMKRAKFAKQKVEIFKPSIDTRYSDEEVVSHDQNSIRSTPIESSGSLLLLASDIDVVGIDEAQFFDNGLVEVCNELANRGIRVIVAGLDMDFKGVPFGPIPALCAIADEVTKVHAICVKCGALAYVSHRLVNNERRVLLGEKDEYEPLCRECYQKALKGDD from the coding sequence ATGACAGAAAATCTACTTGGGGAGACACACCGTCCCGGCAGAATTGAAGTGGTGTGCGGATCTATGTTCTCTGGAAAAACAGAAGAATTAATCCGAAGAATGAAGCGAGCAAAGTTCGCCAAGCAGAAGGTGGAAATCTTCAAACCTTCCATCGATACGCGCTACTCAGATGAAGAAGTTGTGAGCCATGACCAGAACTCTATCCGGTCAACTCCAATTGAATCCTCTGGGTCTTTGCTCTTATTGGCTTCAGACATCGATGTGGTCGGTATTGATGAAGCCCAGTTTTTTGACAATGGCCTCGTTGAAGTTTGCAACGAACTGGCTAACCGTGGCATCAGAGTCATCGTTGCCGGATTGGATATGGACTTCAAGGGAGTTCCTTTCGGCCCGATTCCTGCCTTGTGTGCCATCGCAGACGAGGTTACCAAAGTGCATGCCATCTGCGTGAAGTGTGGCGCCTTGGCTTACGTAAGCCATCGTCTGGTGAACAATGAGCGAAGAGTTCTGCTCGGCGAAAAAGACGAATATGAGCCTTTGTGTCGAGAATGTTACCAGAAAGCACTGAAAGGAGATGATTAA